The genomic window TAGCTGGCACCGACTCGGGATTAATATTGGCTGCGTCCTTGGCATGCTGTAACGCTCTGGAGAGATTCCCTGACGCCATTGCTTCGGCACATGAATTGATACTCTTGCTGAATGCCCGGACACGGCGCCCAAGCCGGAGGCTGGCCAGACGTCCCTCGGGATGCGAGGGGTAGATGTTCTCCGCTTCGGCCAGCAGTTCAAGCATCTCCTCAATTTCTCCGGTCGACGCTGACTGATTAAGCTCGCGATATATTGCATCGGCTTCCGCCTTGGCTTCGACGCTCGGCTCCTGATCGCAAACGCACGGCTCGTTCGTTTCGGCAATCTCCTGCTCCATTGCGTCAAGATCCGGCAGCAGTTCATCAATGGACTGGTACCGCTGGCCCGGATCCTTTTGAAGGCATCTGGAAATAATCCGGGTTACCGCCGCCCCCATCGTAGATCCTTGAAGAGGATCCTTTCTCAGATGGCCGTCACGAATATACTGAGCCGATCCCGTCCAGGGAGGTCGTCCCGAGCCGCCGACAAGCTCATAGAGCATGATTCCCAGGGAATAAATGTCCGCTGCCGGACCGAGTTCCGCGACACGTTGAACCACGAACCGCTCCGGTGCCATATAGGCCTTTGTCCCCTTTCGGATCTCTAATCCATCCCCTTGATCGTCGCCCGGGTGAGCGTCCGTTGAGCCGAGAATGACCGAGGATTCGAAATCGGCAAGTTTGCCCGTTTTTCCAAACAGCAGGATGTTTTCCGGCTTAAGATCGAGATGAAGAACTCCCTTGTTATGCAAATGCGAAAGGCCGGCACATACTTGGCGGATAACAGCAAAAATATCTTCAATGGATGTACTGTCGGCATTTCGCTCGTAGAGGTTTCTGAGTGACCCTTCAGGAGCCGCTTCCGTGACAAGGGCCAGCAAGGTGTCGCCCCGAACGCTTCGCAGGTGGTCTATGCTATAGTATGTCAGAACATTGGGATGATGCCCTGCGTGCTCGGCGATGCGAGCTTCGTTTCTTAATCCGGAAGCAGAATCCCCTTCCGCACTTTTTGCTTCGCGGCATATCTTCAGAACCACTTCGCGTCCTGACACATTTTCCCGGGCCCGACACACCAGATGCCGCGGCGCGCCCGCAATGGCATTCCCTATTTCATAGCGGCCGGATATGACTTCGCCCGGATCGATTCGTTCGGACGAAAGCATCACCCTGGGAGAATCGGATGCATATCCGACTACAGCATTATCTCGGTTCGGCATAACGTCCTTCTCTTGCATCTTCTGTTTGCTCATTTGACTTCCCCCTTCCGGAAACATAGGGACCGTGACTCTGTAATGATGCGGCGGAGAACATGCGTGCTCGTGCGAATCAACTCCGCCAGCCGCGCTTTGGTTGCATCAGAACCCATTAGATGATGATAATCTGCAAGCATCTGGACGTTGCGCCCGGCAACACTTGTACCGTCAGAAACCGGCACCGGACTGAATACGACGATAGGCTCGACAGCCGAAAAGCCGCCCTTCGACTCGAAGCCCAAGATCAGGCTGATGGAACTCCCCTGCTCCATCGGGAATAAAACCGCCTGGCGAACGGAGGACGGGGACGTGTTGCCAAGGCGCATGGTTGCCGGGCACGCCATTGGCGCCCTCCCGACATCGTTGTATTTTGCAGCAAACCGGGTCGGCGCTACTTGAGTGCCTCCACAATTTATCGCCGAAAGGGACTTGATGTGCCAGCAACCCGTAACAGGGATGCCGGCAGCCGTTGCGCATTCGCAGAGGGTTTCCATCGTCCCGGGCATGGCCATGACCTCAAGATGCGGCGCATCCCGGTTTTGGGAACCGCATGGATGCGCACCAGGCCCGTCTTGCCCGGAAAGAGGCAGAAGCCCCGCCTCGGAGAGAAGCCGGCGGTAGCGCTGTAGCGAACCTGCCGAGAAGGGATTGTCTGGCGGCAAGCTATCGACTTGCATGCGGGTAAGGCGGATTGCCTCAGCCAAATCGTTGTCTTTTTCCGCAACGCTGGCGCGGAGCGCATATGATACATGTCCGTATCCGGCTGCGTCCAGGGCATCCAAACTACGGCCCTCAACTTCGCCGCGCCCTATGGCACTCAGTGCCTCCTGGGCCACCTGCGTTGCTTCGGCATGAATTCGCTGCTCATGCGCTGCCTGCCGAACCTTGCGTGGCCGCGCTGTGCACACGCGGTAGTCCGAACCGGGAAGCCGCGATACCACACGCGCCTTGTGCGCTGAAAGATCGAGCAGCAGAGCATTACCGGCTTTATCGACTGCCAGGGCACTATGTTGTTCAGTATCAAGGAGGACGCACTGAACCAGATCCCGAGGAAGGCCGCCAATGCGCCTGATGGCCTTAAAACCGCTATCCCAAAGGCGTGCGCTTCGGGTTCCCGCGTCAACCGCCAGCAAGAAGTTGTCATCGGCGGAGATGCAGTCCGTAGCGCATGTGTCCGGAGCATTGGAATGAGGCTCCATGCTGGCCGCGTCAAGCACAGAGAGCCGCCGGCCCGGCGAAACGTAGATGATCGCGCCAGCGGCACTCCAATGGATCGGCCGTGCATGCAGGTTGTTCCAGCAAGGGGGATTTCCGTGGAAACACTCTGGCGACTCCCATTCACCGTTTCGCCACGCAAGCAACGTGCCGTCTTCCGCAAAACCCAGGATTTCGTCCCCTTCCGTCCGGCAAAGGGCTGCAAGCCTTCGGCTGCCGGTCTCCATAAATGACATGAACGAGGCTTCGCTGTTGGGGTTGCAACACCAGCCAGCCCCGCTTTCGTTCAAGATGCATACCGCGTCCATTGATGTCCAAATGAGTTGGGTTACCCCCGCAACCCTGTGAGGCAGCGCCTGCGCGCTCCATTCACCGGAGTACAAGGATGTCGGGTCGGCAAGACGCAGGGTATCGACATCACCGTTCCGGTTTCCAATCACCATACCTGTACCATCGGGCGAATAATCAAAGGCATAGATGCTTCCATTGGCCGAAGGATACGTGCTCACCGCATGGGATAGATCCTCCGGCGAGTACAAATCAACTCGCGGCTCCGCTCCTCCGACTCCTAGGCCGATCAGTTCCTTTGTGTTCCAGATCATTAGTTCCAATCCTTGCGAAGTTACT from Pontiella desulfatans includes these protein-coding regions:
- a CDS encoding serine/threonine-protein kinase → MSKQKMQEKDVMPNRDNAVVGYASDSPRVMLSSERIDPGEVISGRYEIGNAIAGAPRHLVCRARENVSGREVVLKICREAKSAEGDSASGLRNEARIAEHAGHHPNVLTYYSIDHLRSVRGDTLLALVTEAAPEGSLRNLYERNADSTSIEDIFAVIRQVCAGLSHLHNKGVLHLDLKPENILLFGKTGKLADFESSVILGSTDAHPGDDQGDGLEIRKGTKAYMAPERFVVQRVAELGPAADIYSLGIMLYELVGGSGRPPWTGSAQYIRDGHLRKDPLQGSTMGAAVTRIISRCLQKDPGQRYQSIDELLPDLDAMEQEIAETNEPCVCDQEPSVEAKAEADAIYRELNQSASTGEIEEMLELLAEAENIYPSHPEGRLASLRLGRRVRAFSKSINSCAEAMASGNLSRALQHAKDAANINPESVPAKKLIGYLEPKVIEADLLGALEKRDFEQALKCAEALDDLEFNVCELPEPGVKS